One window from the genome of Chloroflexota bacterium encodes:
- the hisF gene encoding imidazole glycerol phosphate synthase subunit HisF, whose product MLTKRIIPCLDVDGGRVVKGVSFVDLRDAGDPVDLAALYDAEGADEIVFLDITASSDARSTMVDVVERTADRVFIPFTVGGGIRSTEDARLMLRAGAEKVAINSAAVADPSIISAAAWEFGSQCVVLAIDAKRSGETWEVYTHGGRRATGIDAIEWAKRGVERGAGEILLTSMDADGQQRGYDLGLTSRVAGAVPVPVIASGGVGTLQHLYEGVTVGHADALLAASIFHYGTLRIRDVKAYLARRGIPVRPIDDVSEPRSPTVAEAN is encoded by the coding sequence GTGCTGACGAAGCGCATCATTCCGTGTCTCGATGTGGATGGCGGCCGCGTGGTCAAGGGCGTCAGCTTCGTCGACCTCCGGGACGCCGGCGATCCGGTCGACCTCGCCGCCCTCTACGACGCGGAGGGAGCGGACGAGATCGTTTTTCTCGACATAACGGCATCGAGCGATGCCCGATCGACGATGGTGGATGTTGTGGAACGGACGGCCGACCGGGTGTTCATCCCATTCACGGTCGGCGGCGGGATTCGGTCCACGGAGGATGCGCGCCTGATGCTGCGCGCTGGCGCTGAGAAGGTGGCCATCAACAGCGCGGCTGTGGCCGACCCCTCGATCATCAGCGCAGCGGCGTGGGAGTTTGGAAGCCAGTGCGTCGTTCTGGCGATCGACGCCAAGCGGAGCGGTGAAACCTGGGAAGTGTATACGCATGGTGGGCGCAGGGCCACCGGAATCGACGCCATCGAGTGGGCGAAACGCGGCGTCGAGCGCGGCGCCGGCGAGATCTTGCTGACCAGCATGGACGCCGATGGCCAGCAGCGCGGGTACGATCTTGGGCTGACATCGCGCGTTGCAGGCGCGGTTCCTGTGCCGGTCATCGCCTCTGGGGGGGTTGGCACGCTCCAGCATCTGTACGAGGGGGTGACCGTCGGCCACGCGGACGCGCTCCTCGCCGCGTCGATCTTTCACTACGGGACGCTGCGCATCCGCGACGTGAAGGCCTACCTCGCCAGACGCGGTATACCCGTGCGACCGATCGACGACGTGAGTGAACCCAGATCCCCCACGGTCGCGGAGGCAAACTGA
- the hisIE gene encoding bifunctional phosphoribosyl-AMP cyclohydrolase/phosphoribosyl-ATP diphosphatase HisIE: MTESPQSFKFDDKGLIPAIVQDATTRDVLMVAYVNREALQRTIATGDAWFWSRSRQELWHKGSTSGNYQRVRRLRLDCDGDAIIMDVDPDGPACHTGERTCFFHTVDATGIHRDEAGEDVAEPTAGGPESGGATAAIVEELAQVIAGRHAEMPEGSYVAQLLRAGIDRVAKKVGEEAAETIIAAKNGAHDEIVWEVADLWFHSLVLLEACGVSLADIWAELARRRH; the protein is encoded by the coding sequence ATGACCGAGTCACCGCAAAGTTTCAAATTCGACGACAAGGGCCTCATTCCCGCGATCGTCCAGGACGCGACCACCCGCGACGTGCTGATGGTCGCGTACGTGAATCGCGAGGCACTGCAGAGGACGATCGCGACGGGCGACGCGTGGTTCTGGAGCCGCTCGCGCCAGGAGCTCTGGCACAAGGGCTCCACATCGGGAAACTACCAACGTGTGCGCCGACTGCGCCTCGACTGTGACGGGGACGCCATCATCATGGACGTTGATCCCGACGGCCCAGCGTGCCATACGGGCGAGCGGACGTGCTTCTTCCACACGGTCGACGCGACGGGCATTCATCGAGACGAAGCGGGAGAGGACGTCGCGGAGCCAACCGCCGGCGGACCTGAAAGCGGGGGCGCCACCGCGGCCATCGTCGAGGAGTTGGCGCAGGTGATTGCCGGGCGCCACGCGGAGATGCCCGAGGGCTCATATGTGGCGCAGCTCCTCCGAGCCGGCATCGATCGAGTAGCCAAGAAGGTCGGCGAGGAGGCCGCGGAAACGATCATTGCCGCCAAGAACGGCGCCCACGACGAGATCGTCTGGGAAGTAGCGGATCTGTGGTTCCACTCGCTGGTCCTGCTCGAGGCCTGTGGGGTGTCACTCGCCGACATATGGGCCGAGCTGGCGCGTCGGCGGCACTGA